Proteins from a single region of Streptomyces griseiscabiei:
- a CDS encoding SDR family oxidoreductase, giving the protein MTTLKAANVFVTGGSRGIGKALVEELYARGAAKVYATARDPRTVTHPDAVPVALEVTDPASVAAAAAQAEDVIVLINNAGASVGASFLDSPVDDVRSEFETNFYGPLLLTRAFVPVIERNGGGHILNVHSVLSWLALGNSYSASKAALWSQTNSLRLELQPRGIAVTGLHMAYVDTDLAAGVDAPKSDPRAIASLALDGIESGAYEVLGDDLTRQVKAGLAGDLAGDLAGLYAQLAK; this is encoded by the coding sequence ATGACGACTTTGAAGGCCGCGAACGTCTTCGTCACCGGTGGCAGCCGGGGCATCGGCAAGGCGCTGGTGGAGGAGCTGTACGCGCGCGGCGCCGCCAAGGTCTACGCCACGGCCCGCGACCCGCGCACCGTGACGCACCCCGACGCGGTACCGGTGGCCCTGGAGGTCACCGACCCGGCCTCGGTGGCGGCCGCCGCCGCTCAGGCCGAGGACGTCATCGTACTGATCAACAACGCGGGTGCCTCGGTCGGCGCCTCCTTCCTCGACTCCCCGGTGGACGACGTACGCAGCGAGTTCGAGACCAACTTCTACGGCCCGCTCCTGCTCACCCGGGCCTTCGTGCCGGTGATCGAGCGCAACGGCGGCGGCCACATCCTGAATGTGCACTCCGTGCTCTCCTGGCTGGCCCTCGGCAACTCCTACAGCGCCTCCAAGGCCGCCCTGTGGTCGCAGACCAACTCCCTGCGCCTGGAGCTTCAGCCGCGCGGAATCGCCGTCACCGGACTGCACATGGCGTACGTCGACACGGACCTGGCGGCGGGCGTCGACGCGCCCAAGTCCGACCCGCGTGCCATCGCCTCGCTCGCCCTCGACGGCATCGAGTCGGGCGCGTACGAGGTCCTCGGCGACGACCTCACCCGCCAGGTCAAGGCGGGCCTGGCCGGAGACCTGGCCGGAGACCTGGCCGGGCTGTACGCCCAGCTGGCCAAGTAG
- a CDS encoding DUF4184 family protein, translating into MPFTLSHPAAVLPLMRRPFVPASLVAGAMAPDVPYFLGALGVSETSPQDWYGPFLNASETHSPGVGPAVCLPLALGLVAAYRMLRAPITALLPTGLRLPEPERRTGLPAKARHILWLLLSALIGIASHLAWDSFTHGDGFLVAHAQPLRASVLGGLTVARLLQYASTAFGLAAVGRYLWRRRARLRTHGGTGTDTVARLGPVTRWSAVALLVAAPVLGGAVDARADFNAYRHVTEVDYSRPTTVDLGDGASETTYPSRTVRAPWGTLAEGVLTGAAKRAGASFTVALLLYSAAWHIAAISRRPASASGPAASRQPAQDRQ; encoded by the coding sequence TTGCCGTTCACCTTGTCCCACCCCGCGGCAGTGCTGCCGCTGATGCGCCGGCCCTTCGTTCCGGCGTCTCTGGTCGCGGGTGCCATGGCACCCGACGTCCCGTACTTCCTGGGCGCCCTCGGCGTGTCCGAGACGAGCCCCCAGGACTGGTACGGGCCGTTCCTCAACGCCTCGGAGACCCACTCGCCCGGCGTGGGCCCGGCGGTCTGCCTGCCCCTCGCGCTCGGCCTGGTCGCCGCCTACCGGATGCTGCGCGCGCCGATCACAGCACTGCTCCCCACCGGCCTCCGCCTTCCTGAACCCGAACGGAGGACCGGCCTCCCGGCCAAGGCCCGCCACATCCTGTGGCTACTGCTCTCCGCCCTGATCGGTATCGCCTCCCACCTCGCCTGGGACTCCTTCACCCACGGCGACGGCTTCCTGGTCGCGCACGCACAGCCGCTGCGCGCCTCGGTCCTCGGAGGCCTGACGGTCGCCCGACTCCTGCAGTACGCGAGCACCGCCTTCGGCCTGGCGGCCGTCGGCCGGTATCTCTGGCGGCGCCGGGCCCGGCTGCGCACCCACGGAGGCACCGGCACCGACACGGTGGCCCGCCTGGGTCCCGTCACGCGGTGGAGTGCGGTGGCCCTGCTGGTCGCGGCACCCGTGCTGGGCGGCGCCGTCGACGCCCGTGCCGACTTCAACGCCTACCGCCATGTCACCGAAGTGGATTACAGCCGACCGACCACCGTCGACCTGGGCGACGGCGCGAGCGAGACCACCTATCCCTCCAGGACGGTCCGAGCCCCGTGGGGGACCCTCGCCGAAGGCGTGTTGACCGGAGCCGCCAAGAGAGCGGGCGCTTCGTTCACGGTCGCCCTGCTGCTGTACTCCGCCGCCTGGCACATCGCTGCCATCTCACGCCGACCGGCGTCGGCGTCCGGCCCCGCCGCCTCGCGGCAACCGGCCCAGGACCGGCAGTGA
- a CDS encoding TetR/AcrR family transcriptional regulator: MTTEVKQSPRERLLDAAAALTYREGVSIGVEALCKAAGVSKRSMYQLFQSKDELLAASLERRTSTYAAALLPAADDDRSPRERILHVFEQVESQSRAPEFHGCPFLAAQVELKDQSHPASRVAHGVKENLTSFFRAEAEQGGAGDPALLARQLSLVFDGASARAGIGADELTGLIAPTVITLLDAAGVR, translated from the coding sequence ATGACCACCGAAGTGAAGCAAAGCCCCAGGGAGCGACTGCTGGACGCCGCGGCCGCGCTCACCTACCGAGAGGGCGTCAGTATCGGCGTCGAGGCGCTGTGCAAGGCGGCGGGAGTGTCGAAGCGCTCCATGTACCAGCTGTTCCAGAGCAAGGACGAACTGCTCGCGGCGAGCCTGGAGCGGCGCACTTCCACCTACGCGGCGGCGCTCCTGCCCGCGGCGGACGACGACCGTTCGCCCAGGGAGCGGATCCTCCATGTCTTCGAGCAGGTGGAATCACAGTCGCGCGCGCCCGAGTTCCACGGCTGCCCCTTCCTGGCCGCGCAGGTCGAGCTCAAGGACCAGAGCCACCCCGCGAGCCGGGTCGCCCACGGGGTCAAGGAGAACCTGACCTCCTTCTTCCGCGCCGAGGCCGAGCAGGGCGGGGCGGGCGACCCCGCTCTGCTGGCCCGGCAGCTCAGCCTGGTCTTCGACGGTGCCAGCGCCCGCGCGGGCATCGGCGCGGACGAGTTGACGGGTCTCATCGCGCCCACGGTGATCACCCTGCTCGACGCGGCAGGCGTGCGCTGA
- a CDS encoding alpha/beta fold hydrolase: protein MSSQEPRPTIQIPGTTSHTIAPRAGGHGGEGTLRYLKAGTGAPLVLLHTVRTQAEHFRLLVPLIADRYTVYALDLPGMGYSEIVPGASYDEPAMRAGVERLLTELDLHDVTLVGESMGAVLALTTAADLPERVRRVVAVNTYDFPGGIARSSLLARVVVSGVLTPGVGPVIAGVEPKPALTKIFQGGLGDKSALHEDYVDELLRVGKRPGYPAVARGVYQALPSLIAARSRYPEVKAPVHLVYGEKDWSRPSDREANRKLLPAAEFTQVSRAGHFIALERPDVLADLLNSVA, encoded by the coding sequence ATGTCCAGCCAGGAACCGCGTCCCACGATCCAGATCCCGGGGACCACCAGCCACACCATCGCTCCACGCGCGGGAGGCCACGGCGGCGAGGGGACACTGCGCTACCTCAAGGCGGGGACCGGAGCGCCCCTGGTCCTGCTGCACACCGTGCGCACCCAGGCCGAGCACTTCCGGCTCCTCGTCCCGCTGATCGCGGACCGGTACACCGTGTACGCCCTCGACCTGCCGGGGATGGGCTACTCCGAGATCGTGCCCGGGGCGTCGTACGACGAGCCCGCCATGCGCGCCGGCGTCGAGCGGCTCCTCACCGAACTCGACCTCCACGACGTGACGCTGGTCGGGGAGTCCATGGGGGCGGTGCTCGCCCTGACCACCGCGGCCGACCTTCCGGAGCGCGTCCGGCGCGTCGTCGCGGTCAACACCTACGACTTCCCCGGCGGCATCGCCCGCTCCAGCCTCCTCGCCCGCGTGGTGGTCAGCGGTGTCCTCACGCCCGGCGTGGGCCCGGTGATCGCCGGGGTGGAGCCCAAGCCCGCCCTCACCAAGATCTTCCAGGGCGGCCTGGGCGACAAGAGCGCGCTGCACGAGGACTACGTCGACGAACTGCTCCGGGTGGGCAAGCGTCCCGGTTACCCGGCCGTCGCCCGGGGTGTGTACCAGGCCCTGCCCAGCCTCATCGCGGCCCGCTCCCGCTACCCCGAGGTCAAGGCACCCGTCCACCTCGTCTACGGCGAGAAGGACTGGTCCCGCCCCTCGGACCGGGAGGCCAACAGGAAGCTGCTGCCCGCCGCCGAGTTCACGCAGGTATCGAGGGCCGGCCACTTCATCGCCCTGGAACGGCCCGATGTGCTGGCCGACTTGCTCAACTCGGTGGCGTAG
- a CDS encoding 4Fe-4S binding protein encodes MTAARNAEGQPTTPPPRLPAKLAAHPSVQAVLARRATGAPGRPPGVIDAAWLRELCLAVGADDAAAVSLDHPDLAGEREYAQSALPGTRSLIAMAVRMNRDNCRSPARSVANQEFHQADEQANHAARGVTRALQDAGYRALNPSVGFPQEMDRFPHERIWVVAHKTVAVAAGLGVMGLHRNVIHPKFGSFVLLVTVLVDAEVSEYGQALDYNPCIDCKLCVAACPVGAIAKDGAFDGLACTTHNYREFMSGFTDWAQTVADSEDAADYRSRVTDSESASMWQSLSSPPGYKSGYCLAVCPAGEDVLGPYLDDRKSFMDTVLRPLQGKEETLYVLPGSPAQEYARRRFPHKPVKEVAGGWQPPASRSASADPERRTP; translated from the coding sequence ATGACCGCCGCGCGCAACGCCGAGGGGCAACCGACGACCCCGCCGCCTAGGCTTCCGGCGAAGCTCGCCGCCCACCCCTCCGTACAGGCCGTACTCGCCCGGCGCGCGACCGGCGCCCCGGGCCGCCCGCCCGGAGTGATCGACGCGGCCTGGCTGCGCGAGCTGTGCCTGGCGGTCGGAGCGGACGACGCCGCCGCGGTGAGCCTGGACCACCCGGACCTGGCCGGCGAGCGCGAGTACGCGCAGTCGGCGCTGCCCGGCACCCGCAGTCTGATCGCGATGGCGGTCCGGATGAACCGCGACAACTGCCGCTCCCCGGCCCGCAGCGTGGCCAACCAGGAGTTCCACCAGGCCGACGAACAGGCCAACCACGCCGCCCGCGGCGTCACCCGGGCACTCCAGGACGCCGGCTACCGCGCGCTCAACCCGTCCGTCGGCTTCCCCCAGGAAATGGACCGCTTCCCCCACGAGCGGATCTGGGTGGTGGCACACAAGACGGTCGCGGTGGCCGCCGGACTCGGCGTGATGGGACTCCACCGCAACGTCATCCACCCGAAGTTCGGCAGCTTCGTCCTGCTGGTCACCGTCCTGGTGGACGCGGAGGTGAGCGAGTACGGACAGGCGCTGGACTACAACCCGTGCATCGACTGCAAGTTGTGCGTCGCGGCCTGCCCGGTCGGCGCCATCGCCAAGGACGGCGCCTTCGACGGGCTGGCCTGCACCACGCACAACTACCGTGAGTTCATGAGCGGGTTCACCGACTGGGCGCAGACCGTGGCCGACAGCGAGGACGCCGCCGACTACCGCTCCCGCGTCACCGATTCCGAGAGCGCCTCCATGTGGCAGAGCCTGTCCTCACCGCCCGGCTACAAGTCCGGCTACTGTCTGGCCGTCTGCCCCGCCGGCGAGGACGTCCTCGGCCCGTACCTGGACGACCGCAAGTCGTTCATGGACACCGTGCTGCGACCGCTCCAGGGCAAGGAGGAGACGCTCTACGTCCTGCCGGGCTCGCCCGCGCAGGAGTACGCCCGGCGGCGCTTCCCCCACAAGCCCGTCAAGGAGGTCGCCGGCGGCTGGCAGCCCCCGGCGAGTCGCTCCGCGTCCGCCGACCCGGAGCGACGTACGCCGTGA
- a CDS encoding TetR/AcrR family transcriptional regulator, which translates to MTTEAMPSSRERLLEAAATLTYRDGVNIGVDALCKAAGVSKRSMYQLFESKGDLLAASLEERASAYVTALLPVADDQRPPRERVLHVFEQAEAQAGAPDFQGCRYLVVQIELKDPGHPASRVARRVKETLTAFFRAEAEQGGARDPDLLARQLILVFDGASARAGVRADTQGGLVTPTVAVLLDAAGMR; encoded by the coding sequence ATGACCACCGAAGCAATGCCAAGCTCCCGAGAGCGGCTGCTGGAGGCAGCGGCCACGCTCACCTACCGAGACGGCGTCAACATCGGCGTCGACGCGCTGTGCAAGGCGGCGGGAGTGTCCAAGCGCTCCATGTACCAGCTGTTCGAGAGCAAAGGCGACCTGCTGGCGGCGAGCCTGGAGGAACGCGCCTCCGCCTATGTGACGGCACTCCTTCCTGTGGCGGACGACCAACGTCCACCCCGTGAGCGGGTCCTGCACGTCTTCGAGCAGGCGGAGGCGCAGGCGGGCGCGCCCGACTTCCAGGGCTGCCGGTACCTCGTCGTACAGATCGAGCTCAAGGACCCGGGCCACCCCGCGAGCCGGGTGGCTCGTCGGGTCAAGGAGACCCTGACGGCTTTCTTCCGTGCCGAAGCCGAACAGGGCGGGGCGCGCGACCCGGACCTGCTGGCCCGTCAGCTGATCCTGGTCTTCGACGGCGCCAGCGCCCGCGCGGGAGTCAGGGCCGACACGCAGGGCGGGCTCGTCACTCCCACCGTGGCCGTCCTGCTCGATGCGGCGGGCATGCGCTGA
- a CDS encoding MFS transporter, which produces MSTTFDRGAPASRKTDSGRRGSHAVRWWVLVVLGVAQLMVTLDATVVNIALPEAQHDLGFSDGSRQWVITGYALAFGSLLLLGGRLGDLFGRRTTFVTGLIGFAAASVVGGAAGSFEILVAARVAQGVFAALLAPAALSLLSVTFTDPAERPKAFGIFSALSGAGAAVGLLLGGMLTEWASWRWVMYVNVVFAGVALAGALLLLAKPAVTERPKIDVPGTVVVSAALFGIVYGFAHVESTSWTDPVALGSMIGGVVLLAVFARLESRVAHPLLPLRVVLDRTRGGAFLAVFVLGMGMFSIFLFLTYYLEASIGYSPIEAGLSFLPMVAGIVASSTTVPALLLPRVGPKAVVSAGFLISASGMALLTRLTLDSAYVADIMPGMILLGLGIGAVMTTSFQGATAGVHHEDAGVASALINTSQQVGGSISTALLTTVASTAATDYLSSHRPSALTMAQAGVESYTATLAWGAGIFVVGAVLTLFLMPNSALAPSEGEPVIAH; this is translated from the coding sequence GTGAGTACCACCTTCGACCGCGGAGCGCCCGCCTCCCGGAAAACAGACTCGGGCCGCCGCGGCTCACATGCCGTGCGCTGGTGGGTGCTTGTCGTGCTGGGCGTGGCGCAGCTCATGGTGACGCTCGATGCGACCGTCGTGAACATCGCGCTCCCCGAGGCGCAGCACGACCTCGGGTTCAGTGACGGCAGCCGGCAGTGGGTCATCACGGGGTACGCCCTGGCGTTCGGCAGTCTGCTGCTGCTCGGGGGCCGACTCGGTGACCTGTTCGGCCGGCGTACGACCTTCGTGACGGGCCTGATCGGTTTCGCGGCCGCGTCCGTCGTCGGCGGCGCGGCCGGCAGCTTCGAGATACTCGTCGCGGCACGCGTGGCCCAGGGTGTCTTCGCCGCGCTGCTCGCGCCCGCGGCGCTCTCCCTGCTCAGCGTGACCTTCACCGACCCGGCCGAGAGGCCGAAGGCGTTCGGCATCTTCAGCGCGTTGTCCGGTGCGGGCGCCGCGGTCGGACTCCTGCTCGGCGGCATGCTCACCGAATGGGCGTCATGGCGCTGGGTGATGTACGTGAACGTCGTTTTCGCGGGCGTCGCGTTGGCCGGTGCGCTGCTGTTGCTGGCCAAGCCCGCGGTCACCGAGCGACCCAAGATCGACGTTCCTGGCACCGTCGTGGTGAGCGCCGCGCTGTTCGGCATTGTCTACGGCTTCGCGCACGTCGAATCCACCAGTTGGACCGACCCGGTCGCCCTCGGCTCCATGATCGGCGGCGTGGTGCTGCTCGCGGTGTTCGCCCGGCTGGAGTCGAGGGTCGCGCATCCGCTGCTGCCGCTGCGCGTCGTGCTGGACCGGACCCGGGGCGGTGCGTTCCTGGCCGTGTTCGTCCTGGGCATGGGGATGTTCTCGATCTTCCTGTTCCTGACCTACTACCTGGAGGCCAGCATCGGCTACTCGCCGATCGAGGCCGGTCTGTCCTTCCTGCCGATGGTCGCGGGCATCGTCGCCTCGTCGACCACGGTGCCCGCACTGCTGCTGCCCAGGGTCGGCCCGAAGGCCGTGGTCAGCGCCGGCTTCCTGATCTCCGCGTCCGGTATGGCCCTGCTGACGCGGCTCACGCTGGACAGTGCCTACGTCGCCGACATCATGCCGGGCATGATCCTGCTGGGGCTCGGTATCGGTGCGGTGATGACCACCTCCTTCCAGGGCGCGACCGCGGGCGTGCACCACGAGGACGCGGGCGTCGCCTCGGCGCTGATCAACACCAGTCAGCAGGTGGGCGGCTCGATCAGTACGGCGCTGCTGACCACCGTCGCCTCGACGGCCGCGACCGACTACCTGTCCTCGCACAGGCCCAGCGCGCTGACCATGGCCCAGGCCGGGGTCGAGAGCTACACGGCCACCCTGGCGTGGGGCGCCGGGATCTTCGTGGTCGGCGCGGTGCTCACACTGTTCCTGATGCCGAATTCGGCTCTCGCGCCGTCGGAGGGCGAGCCTGTGATCGCCCACTGA
- a CDS encoding Imm7 family immunity protein — MFEYHGWITICDGATDDEDDSRLAEIVESLRHRVQKIASPYLLDLRWMNGEPFLHMGGFSNHRTSPEILELFSHVGTIAPGSYGLLHLRDDEDPAHDNEVRVLRLARGSVTEHTEPLLSPCVPTLEDPSVG; from the coding sequence ATGTTCGAATACCACGGCTGGATCACCATCTGTGACGGTGCCACGGACGACGAGGACGACAGCCGACTGGCGGAGATCGTCGAGAGCCTGCGGCACCGTGTCCAGAAAATCGCCAGCCCCTACCTGCTCGACCTCCGATGGATGAACGGCGAGCCCTTCCTCCACATGGGCGGCTTTTCCAACCACCGCACCTCACCCGAGATCCTCGAACTGTTCAGCCACGTCGGCACCATCGCTCCCGGCTCCTACGGCCTCCTCCACCTGCGCGACGACGAAGATCCCGCTCATGACAACGAGGTCCGGGTCCTGAGGCTGGCCCGCGGAAGCGTGACCGAGCATACCGAGCCGCTGCTGTCGCCATGCGTCCCGACGCTTGAAGACCCCTCCGTGGGATAG
- a CDS encoding PadR family transcriptional regulator, whose protein sequence is MSERGMQELALLLLTALANAPRHGYAVAQEVKTITDGRVVPRTGALYGALDRLLAEGLIQVEREEVVGGRARRVFALAPAGRERLEAEAERLAATAREVRRRLADGTAASASASA, encoded by the coding sequence ATGAGCGAACGAGGAATGCAGGAGCTGGCCCTGCTGCTGCTGACGGCGCTGGCGAATGCCCCTCGGCACGGGTACGCCGTCGCCCAGGAAGTCAAGACCATCACCGACGGCCGAGTGGTGCCGCGTACCGGGGCGCTCTACGGAGCGCTGGACAGGCTGCTGGCCGAGGGGCTCATCCAGGTGGAGCGTGAGGAGGTGGTGGGCGGCCGGGCTCGTCGTGTCTTCGCCCTCGCTCCCGCCGGGCGGGAGAGGCTGGAGGCCGAGGCCGAGCGGCTGGCCGCGACCGCCCGTGAGGTCAGGCGGCGCCTGGCCGACGGCACGGCGGCGTCAGCGTCGGCGTCGGCGTGA
- a CDS encoding alpha/beta hydrolase family protein translates to MTTTTPYISRTGMTRRHMLGAALAAGTAVPLTAVAGPARADQGRPAHAPTRLTLPVPTGPYPVGTVQLHLVDRSRPDDIAGPGHFRELMATVWYPARDVERYPVAPWMPDGALQAFLADAGFSALVPRAPLTAGHVGAPVRRSARRLPVVVFSHGAHSHQGDHTVVVQELASHGYAAITVAHQYDTYTEFPDGRVAVPLRDRTAPTLPGDFAQDLCFVLDGVEQLAAGCNPDAGRRELPSGLLGSLDPRRVGAFGWSKGGTATACAMLADERIRAGLSLDGPMQMNPPLSGGLDRPFMLMSAVFTRSTDPEIAAFWSLLRGRRLDIQAQGAAHASYGDNEALFPQVAKLFDWSPQQLQDVIGTLDPEQGVRIQQAYPLAFFDEHLRHRRSHLLDGPSPAFPAVAFLP, encoded by the coding sequence ATGACCACCACCACGCCGTACATCAGCCGGACAGGCATGACGCGCCGCCACATGCTGGGAGCCGCGCTGGCGGCCGGCACCGCCGTACCGCTCACCGCCGTCGCCGGCCCCGCGCGGGCGGACCAGGGCAGACCCGCCCACGCTCCGACGCGGCTCACACTGCCCGTGCCCACCGGGCCGTACCCGGTGGGCACGGTCCAACTGCACCTCGTCGACCGCTCGCGCCCGGACGACATCGCGGGACCGGGGCACTTCCGCGAGCTGATGGCCACCGTCTGGTACCCGGCGCGGGACGTCGAGCGGTACCCGGTGGCCCCCTGGATGCCGGACGGCGCGCTGCAGGCGTTCCTCGCCGACGCGGGATTCAGCGCCCTGGTCCCTCGGGCGCCGCTCACCGCCGGCCACGTGGGTGCTCCGGTGCGGCGGTCGGCCCGGCGGCTGCCCGTCGTCGTGTTCTCGCACGGCGCGCACAGCCATCAGGGCGACCACACCGTCGTGGTCCAAGAGCTCGCCAGCCACGGATACGCGGCGATCACGGTGGCTCACCAGTACGACACGTACACCGAGTTTCCCGACGGCCGGGTCGCCGTCCCGCTCCGTGACCGGACGGCGCCGACCCTGCCCGGGGACTTCGCCCAGGACCTGTGCTTCGTTCTCGACGGCGTCGAGCAACTCGCCGCCGGGTGCAATCCGGATGCCGGCAGGCGGGAGCTGCCGTCCGGGCTGCTCGGCTCCCTCGACCCGCGGCGCGTGGGCGCGTTCGGCTGGTCGAAGGGCGGTACGGCCACCGCCTGCGCCATGCTCGCGGACGAGCGCATCCGGGCCGGGCTGAGCCTCGACGGCCCGATGCAGATGAACCCGCCGCTGTCCGGCGGCCTGGACCGGCCGTTCATGCTGATGTCCGCCGTGTTCACCCGGTCCACCGATCCCGAGATCGCCGCGTTCTGGTCGCTGCTACGGGGCCGGCGGCTCGACATCCAGGCCCAGGGCGCCGCCCACGCCTCGTACGGCGACAACGAGGCGCTGTTCCCCCAGGTGGCGAAGCTGTTCGATTGGAGCCCACAACAGCTCCAGGACGTCATCGGCACCCTGGATCCTGAGCAGGGGGTGAGGATCCAGCAGGCGTACCCGCTCGCGTTCTTCGACGAGCACCTGCGCCACCGACGCAGTCACCTGCTCGACGGGCCGTCCCCGGCCTTTCCGGCAGTGGCGTTCCTCCCCTGA
- a CDS encoding MMPL family transporter, translating to MSVLLYRLGGFAYRKPWYVIGGWLAVVAAVAGLLVAAPVKLSSEVRIDGTPSQQVVDDLAGSLPEASGGQGMLAFRAPDGARIGDEKVQGALLAAVDAVYGHDHVVDVRKTLAKEAAKGDSSPLLRAQAAVAQAAGQPSPGRTPVPLQVDGQPVPGIVVSADDSAALMQFQFDEQTYELPSGTIDSTVEAAERQAARGGLEVLPSASMMEIPEVVGVGEIVGVAVAAIVLLVTLGSVVAAGLPLAIALVGVTVGVGGAFTLSTVFEIHSLTAVLALMLGLAVGIDYALFIVNRERRLILDDGLDAYEATSRAIGTAGSAVFFAGSTVIIALTGLLVVGITLLSTMAIVAAATIGIAVLLVLTLLPALLGLVKERVCPARTRHRVERAADTEHPSPTRATRWGTRLIRHKYPALAAAFLIPVILAVPAADMRMGLPSGASYNSDTAQRQSYELVSEAFGPGYNGPLMIAVDSDTEGRPLTPATLTTVTAGLKDVRGAAAVSLAGMNNAGTTAILVLVPGSGPNDDATKDLVTAVRDESAQMSEATGTRIGVTGFTALAIDVSDRLGDVLPLYVATVLGLSLIVLLLVFRSVMVPVTATLGFLLTIAATFGVTTAVFQWGWLQALIGLDATAPVVSLLPIIITGVLYGLAMDYQMFLVTSMREAHVHGATPLNATVNGFARAGSVVVAAATIMVSVFAGFVFNAHPMIKQAGFALAAGILIDAFVIRMTLIPATMALAREKAWWLPAWLDRLLPDLDVEGDKLAQKIPLPHPVAVQPHAASAQRADITS from the coding sequence TGGCTGCCGTGGCGGGGCTCCTGGTGGCCGCTCCGGTCAAGTTGAGCAGCGAGGTCCGCATCGACGGCACCCCGTCCCAGCAGGTCGTCGACGATCTGGCCGGCTCCCTGCCGGAGGCGTCCGGAGGGCAGGGCATGCTGGCTTTCAGGGCGCCGGACGGTGCCCGGATCGGCGACGAGAAGGTCCAGGGTGCTCTGCTGGCGGCCGTGGACGCCGTCTACGGCCACGACCACGTCGTCGATGTCCGAAAGACCCTCGCGAAGGAAGCCGCGAAGGGCGACAGCAGCCCGCTGTTGCGGGCGCAGGCGGCGGTTGCCCAAGCCGCGGGACAGCCGTCGCCCGGCAGGACACCTGTCCCGTTGCAGGTGGACGGGCAGCCCGTGCCCGGCATCGTCGTGTCCGCCGACGACTCCGCCGCACTGATGCAGTTCCAGTTCGACGAGCAGACGTACGAACTGCCCTCCGGGACCATCGACAGCACCGTCGAGGCCGCCGAGCGGCAAGCCGCCCGCGGCGGCCTCGAAGTCCTGCCCTCCGCCTCGATGATGGAGATTCCGGAGGTCGTGGGCGTCGGAGAGATCGTCGGCGTCGCCGTGGCGGCCATCGTCCTGCTGGTCACCCTGGGGTCGGTCGTGGCGGCGGGTCTGCCCCTGGCCATCGCCCTGGTCGGCGTCACGGTGGGCGTGGGCGGAGCCTTCACCCTCTCCACCGTCTTCGAGATCCACTCGCTCACCGCGGTCCTCGCCCTGATGCTGGGGCTGGCCGTCGGCATCGACTACGCCCTGTTCATAGTCAACCGGGAACGCCGCCTGATCCTCGACGACGGCCTGGACGCGTACGAAGCGACCAGCCGCGCCATCGGCACCGCCGGAAGCGCGGTCTTCTTCGCCGGCAGCACCGTCATCATCGCCCTCACCGGGCTCCTGGTCGTCGGGATCACCCTGCTCAGCACCATGGCGATCGTCGCCGCCGCCACGATCGGGATCGCCGTCCTGCTCGTCCTGACCCTGCTGCCGGCCCTGCTGGGACTGGTCAAGGAACGCGTCTGCCCCGCCCGCACACGGCACCGGGTGGAGCGGGCGGCCGACACCGAGCACCCCTCCCCCACACGCGCGACCCGGTGGGGAACCCGTCTGATCCGCCACAAGTACCCGGCGCTCGCGGCCGCGTTCCTGATCCCCGTGATCCTGGCGGTGCCCGCCGCCGACATGAGGATGGGCCTGCCCTCCGGCGCCAGCTACAACTCCGACACCGCGCAGCGCCAGAGCTACGAGCTGGTCAGCGAGGCCTTCGGACCCGGCTACAACGGCCCGCTCATGATCGCCGTCGACTCCGACACCGAGGGACGTCCGCTCACCCCGGCGACCCTCACCACGGTCACCGCCGGTCTCAAGGACGTCAGGGGCGCGGCCGCCGTGTCACTGGCCGGGATGAACAACGCCGGGACCACGGCCATCCTCGTACTCGTTCCCGGCAGTGGCCCCAACGACGACGCCACCAAGGACCTCGTCACCGCCGTACGGGACGAGAGCGCGCAGATGAGCGAGGCCACCGGCACCAGGATCGGCGTCACCGGCTTCACCGCTCTCGCCATCGACGTCTCCGACCGGCTCGGCGATGTCCTGCCCCTCTACGTGGCCACCGTTCTCGGGCTCTCCCTGATCGTCCTGCTCCTGGTCTTCCGCTCCGTCATGGTCCCCGTGACGGCGACGCTCGGCTTCCTGCTGACGATCGCGGCCACGTTCGGTGTCACCACGGCCGTCTTCCAGTGGGGCTGGCTGCAGGCCCTGATCGGGCTCGATGCCACGGCGCCCGTCGTCAGCCTGCTGCCCATCATCATCACCGGCGTCCTGTACGGGCTGGCCATGGACTACCAGATGTTCCTGGTCACCTCCATGCGCGAAGCGCACGTCCACGGCGCCACCCCGCTGAACGCCACCGTCAACGGCTTCGCACGCGCCGGCTCCGTCGTGGTGGCGGCGGCCACCATCATGGTCTCCGTCTTCGCCGGGTTCGTCTTCAACGCCCACCCCATGATCAAGCAGGCCGGGTTCGCGCTCGCCGCCGGCATCCTCATCGACGCCTTCGTCATCCGCATGACACTCATCCCGGCCACCATGGCGCTGGCCCGGGAGAAAGCCTGGTGGCTGCCCGCCTGGCTGGACCGGCTGCTGCCGGATCTCGACGTGGAGGGCGACAAGCTCGCGCAGAAGATCCCGCTCCCCCACCCCGTCGCCGTCCAGCCGCACGCCGCCTCGGCACAGAGGGCCGACATCACGTCGTGA